In a single window of the Nicotiana tomentosiformis chromosome 8, ASM39032v3, whole genome shotgun sequence genome:
- the LOC138897315 gene encoding uncharacterized protein, whose translation MGSLAHLEAYQRPLAKETHRLASLGVRLADSSKGGVIVQNRTESSLVVEVKEKQYNDPLLALLKEWIHKHKTMAFSLGMDDGTLRYQGRLCVPNVGGLCERILTEAHTSRYSVHPGSTKMYHDLKEDYCWNNMKRNVADFVERCPNCQQTDGKAEQTIQTLEDMLRACVLDFKGSWDDHLPLIEYAYNNSCYASIKMAPFEALYGRRCRSPIGWFEFGEAELIGPDLVHQAMKKVKIIKDRLETTQSHQKSYSDVHHRDLEFKEDDWVDRPSYKGNSGGCFGNLGS comes from the exons atgggtagtttggctcacttggaggcatatcaaaggccattggccaaagaaacTCACCGATTGGCTagcttgggagttcgtcttgcggactctagtaaaggaggggtaattgtacaaaataggactgaatcatcgcttgttgtggaagtcaaagagaaacaatacaacgatccattgttggcgcTATTGAAAGAgtggattcataaacataagaccatggccttttctcttggcatggatgatggtacactaaggtaccaagggcgactatgtgttccaaatgtgggtGGTCTctgtgaaagaattttgactgaagctcacacttctagatattccgtgcacccaggttctacaaaaatgtatcatgatcttaaggaagacTATTGTTGGAataatatgaagaggaatgtggcggactttgtggaaagatgtccaaattgtcagcaa ACTGACGGGAaagcagagcagactattcaaacgcttgaggacatgttgcgtgcttgtgtgctagacttcaaaggtagctgggatgatcatttaccactcatagaatatgcatacaacaatagctgtTATGCTAGCATTAAaatggcaccgtttgaggctttatatggtagaagatgtagatctcctattgggtggttcgaatttggggaagcagagttgatagggccagacctcgtgcatcaggctatgaaaaaagttaaaatcattaaggatcGGTTAGAGActactcagagtcatcagaaatcctattcggatgttcatcatagggatttggagttcaaagaagatgattgg gtggataggcctagttacaaaggaaactctggcggatgttttggaaatttagggagttag
- the LOC138897316 gene encoding uncharacterized protein gives MEEQRAFTIPCAIGLTSFAKALCDLGASINLMPYVIFKKLGLGDPRPTTMKFLMADRTLKKSLCVIDDVLVKVDHFYFPTDIVILDYEVDVEISIILGRPFLSTRRVICDVKGGDLKFRMKR, from the coding sequence ATGGAAGAACAGAGGGCTTTCACTATTCCTTGTGCTATTGGGTTGACAAGCTTCGCAAAAGCTTTGTGTGATTtaggggcaagtatcaatttgatgccctatgtCATATTCAAGAAGTTAGGTTTGGGGGATCCTAGACCTACCACAATGAAGTTCTTAATGGCGGATCGAACATTGAAGAAATCATTGTGTGTCATTGATGATGTCCTTGTCAAAGTGGATCATTTCTATTTTCCCACAGACATTGTAATATTGGATTATGAAGTGGATGTAGAAATTTCAATCATCCTTGGCAGGCCTTTCTTGTCTACCAGGCGAGTTATTTGTGATGTTAAAGGGGGAGATCTCAAATTTAGAATGAAGAGGTAA
- the LOC104105996 gene encoding 1-Cys peroxiredoxin has protein sequence MPGLTIGDDLPNLEVETTHGKMKLHDYVGDSYTILFSHPGDFTPVCTTELGMMAAYSSKFAERGVKLLGFSCDDVHSHKEWIKDIESYNNGHKVTYPIIADPKRELIKELNMVDPDETDSSGQKVPSRALHIVGPDKKIRLSFLYPASTGRNMDEVLRVIDSLQKASKYKIATPANWKPGEPVVISPSVSNEQAKEMFPQGYDTANLPSRKDYLRFTNV, from the exons ATGCCAGGCCTTACCATTGGAGATGACCTTCCTAATCTGGAAGTAGAAACCACTCATGGAAAGATGAAACTCCATGACTATGTTGGTGATAGCTATACCATTCTCTTTTCTCACCCAG GTGATTTTACGCCAGTTTGTACGACGGAGCTTGGTATGATGGCTGCTTATTCAAGCAAGTTTGCTGAACGAGGAGTGAAGCTTCTTGGATTTTCTTGTGATGATGTTCATTCTCACAAGGAGTGGATCAAGGACATCGAATCTTACAAC AATGGACATAAGGTGACATACCCAATAATTGCTGATCCGAAGAGAGAATTGATTAAGGAACTGAACATGGTGGATCCTGATGAGACAGATTCCTCTGGCCAAAAAGTCCCTTCTCGTGCTCTCCACATTGTTGGCCCTGACAAGAAG ATAAGGCTGAGCTTTTTGTACCCAGCAAGCACAGGAAGAAATATGGACGAAGTGTTGAGGGTTATTGATTCTCTACAGAAAGCTTCAAAGTACAAAATTGCAACCCCAGCAAACTGGAAACCGGGAGAACCGGTAGTGATATCACCCAGTGTCTCCAATGAACAAGCCAAGGAAATGTTTCCACAGGGATATGACACTGCCAATCTTCCTTCTCGCAAAGATTACCTGCGTTTCACTAATGTTTGa